One Leisingera sp. M658 genomic window carries:
- a CDS encoding Crp/Fnr family transcriptional regulator → MSREEVIFTQEFKTGELTVDAGTTILLEGSNSPQLYTVLNGMGTRYTTLENGRRQVINFLFPGDIAGLQASLMGEMKHSVEAATPMTLCVFRRAALYELFQRHPERAYDLTWIAAVEEHFLGETIASLGQRDASQRISWALVRIYERLKSVGMEVKDTVPLPYRQQDLADALGLSLVHTNKMLKTLRDSKLAQWQNGNLQIRNLPALAEVAMIELTAPERRPLI, encoded by the coding sequence ATGTCGCGTGAGGAAGTCATCTTTACCCAGGAGTTTAAAACTGGAGAGCTAACGGTGGATGCAGGCACGACGATCCTGCTGGAAGGATCTAACAGCCCGCAGCTCTATACAGTGCTGAACGGCATGGGCACGCGCTACACGACATTGGAAAATGGCCGCCGGCAAGTGATCAATTTTCTTTTCCCCGGCGATATTGCCGGTCTGCAGGCCAGCCTGATGGGAGAGATGAAGCATTCAGTGGAAGCGGCCACCCCGATGACGCTGTGCGTGTTCCGCCGCGCTGCGCTGTATGAGCTGTTCCAGCGGCATCCAGAGCGCGCATACGACTTGACGTGGATTGCCGCGGTCGAGGAGCATTTCCTGGGGGAAACCATTGCGTCTCTGGGGCAGCGGGATGCTTCGCAGCGCATTTCCTGGGCACTGGTGCGGATTTACGAGCGGCTCAAATCTGTTGGCATGGAGGTGAAGGACACAGTGCCGCTGCCATACCGCCAGCAGGACCTTGCAGATGCGCTTGGCCTGTCTCTGGTACACACCAACAAGATGCTGAAAACGCTGCGGGACAGTAAACTTGCACAATGGCAGAATGGAAATCTGCAGATCAGGAACCTGCCTGCGCTTGCCGAGGTAGCGATGATCGAATTAACCGCGCCCGAACGGCGGCCGTTGATCTGA